Within the Streptomyces sp. NBC_00353 genome, the region CGGTGAGGACACCGAACGAGTCGGTGGAGCCGATCCGCTCGGAGTGCACGCCGACCACGAGGTCGGTGTACCCGTCGCCGTCGAGGTCGCCCGTGGTGAGCCGGTCACCGATGTAGTCACCGGCCTCCGGAGTACCGGGGATGCCCGTGGTGGCCTGGCTGATGACCTTGTGCTTGGACTTGTCGAGGCCGCTCTTGGTGCCGTAGACGACCGTGACGTAACCGGCCCCTTCCCTGCCCGAGATCTTGCCGATGGGCGCGGCTATGACGAGGTCGCGGTAACCGTCGCCGTTGAAGTCGCCCTGCAGCCCGGAAGGCGCGGCGGAGGCGCTGCCCGCGTCGGCGACGAGCAGCGCGCCGGTGAGCGCGGCCGCGGCGGCGGTAGCGGTGACGATACGGAGGCTCTGGTGCATGCGGGTCTTCTTCTCCTGCGGCAGGCCCGATGCCGGTGGTACGGCATCGGAATTCGATTGATCGGTCGGCGCCGGTGCACGTGTGGACAGGCGTTCAGGCGCGTGCGCGTGCACTCACGTCGCTCGGTGCAGATGAGGACTGCTGGAGGGCCTCCAGGGTTGTACGGGACAGGTGTGCCGTCACGTATCCCTCAGCCGGGCATCCCTCAGCCGGCCGGAACCCGCCACCTCGGCGCGGCGCGACTGTCCGTCCGTGGCGTGAGCCGCTACCGGGGCTCGCGGTCTTCGATCCCCTCGGTCGCCCGTGCACGGTCGGCGCGGTGCGCACGGGAGCCGTGCACGTCGAGCACGGCCTGGAACTGTTTGCCCGCCTCGCGGACGCGGCCTGCCGCCAGGTAGGCGCGGCCCAGGCGGCTACGGATGTCCATCTCCAGCCAGTCGTAGCTGGGTTCGGTGAGCGGGGACAGCAACTGGAGCTGTACGAGGGCCTGATGATGGAGGGCCATGGCCGCGCTCAGGTTTCCCTCGCCCTGCTCCGCCGTGCCCAGCCGGGTCAGGCTGCGCGCGCAGAGGAAGATGTCCCCGGCCTGCTCGACCAGGTGGACCGCCTCGCGGAGCGAGCTCTTGGCCTCACCGTAGTGGCCGAGGCGGAGGTGGACGTCGGCCGCACAGCTCAAGGGTCTGCCGAGCATGCGCGGCCTGCCGTCCGTCTCGGCATGGGCGTAGGCGTCGGCGAAGCAGGCCAGCGCCTCCTCGTTCCGTTTCCCGAAATAGTGGGCGAGGCCGAGGATGACGAGTGCCATCGAGGCGACCCAGTCCCTGCGCAGTCGCTTGGCCAGGTCCACCGCTGCGGTGACATGGCGAATCGCCCGGTCGCCCTCGCCCACACTCAGGTCGAGAGCACCCAGCCCGGCGTGGGTCCGGGCCTCTTCGCACGGGTAGGGGCGGCGCCGGCCGAGGTCCAGTGCCTCGGTGAAGCAGGTGCGCGCCTGCGCGTACCTGCGTTGGTGTACGGCGGTGTAGCCCAAGCAGTTCCGCAGTGCGAGGGCCATCCGCTCGTCGGTGGCCCCGTCCACGTGGTCGAGCGCGATCTCAAGAGCCGTCTGGCACTCGTGGTAGCGGCCCTGCCGTACGAAGTAGTCGACCAGCGCCTCGGCAATCCAGCAGGCGTAGTCGGCCTCGCCGAGGGCCGCGGCGTGTCCGACGACGTCGGCGAGCTCGCCACCGGCCGCGTCCAGCCAGGCCTCCGCCTCCTGCCAGGTCGTGAACGGTGCTCCATCGGGCCGAGGTCCGGTGGGGAAGCCGCGGGAACCCCAGTCACTGGCGATCCGGGCCGCGTCCAGGTGAAGGCGGAGCGCGGCTGTGCGCGCGGCGGCGGCTTCGTCGGGCGCTGCTTCCGCGAGATGTCGTGCGTGCATGCGAACCAGGTCGTGCAATCGGTAGCGGCCCGGACGCGGCTGCTGCAGAAGACTCGTGTCGACCAGGCTTTCCAGGATCTGCTCGGTGGCGTGGGACGGCCCATGGAGCATGGCCGCCGCCGTCAGCACGTCGAACTCGACCGTCGGCGCCAGGCCCAGGGCGCGGAAGACGCGCTGCTGCTCGGGTGCGAGATGTTCGTACGACAGGCTGAAGGCCGCCTCCACGCTGCGATCCCCGACGCTCAGTTCGCCGAGCCGGTGCTCATCGCCCGCCATACGGCCCGCCAGGTACCCCACCGTCCAGGTGCTGCGGTTCTGCAGCCGCGACCCGGCGATGCGCAGTGCCAGCGGCAGCCCGTCGCAGAGCCCGACCAGCTGCTGCGTCGCCTCCGGCTCTCGGCCCGCGCGCTCCTCTCCGATGATGTGCGCGAGCAGGGACACCGCGTCCCCGCTGTCCAGGGGCTCCAGGGTGACCCGTCGGTCGGCGTCCACTTCGGCCAGCCGCCGTCGGCCGGCCACCAGCACCCTGCTTCCCGCTCCGGCCGGCAGCAGCGGTCGTATCTGGTCGGCGTCCAAGGCGTCGTCCAGCACGAGGAGCAGTCGCAGCGGGCTGGTTGCCGCACGCCAGACGGCGGTGAGCTCCTCGAGGTCGCTCGGCAACTCGCCTTTGGCTGCGCCGAGCGAGCGGAGCAGTCGCTGCAGAGCCTGCTCCGGCGATTGGCGGCGCTGTCTGCTGTGCGCGCGCAGGTCCACGAAGAGGCAGCCGTCCGGGTAATGGGCGCTGAGCTCCCGGGCCGCGCGCACGACGAGCGCGGTCTTGCCGACCCCGGCCGTACCGTCCACCGTCACGATCGATACGGATCCGGGCGCGGAAGGCGCGATCAGCTGCGCCAGCTCGGCCTCCCGCCCGATCAGGCGACCGGCGTCGCCCGGCAGTTCATTGACAGTGCGGCGGAGCCGGGGCCGGGTGGAAGGAGCGGCGGAGCGCGCCGTGGCCGGACCGAGGAGGCGTTCGTCGTCCCGGCGCAGCACCGCTTCATGTACGCGACGGAGCTCATCGCCGGGATCGACCCCGAGCTCGTCGCGCAGCCGCTCGCACGTGTCCTGATAGACGGTCAGTGCCTCCGCCTGACGTTCGCTGCCGTACAGGGCGCGCATGCGCAACGCCACCAGCGACTCGTCGTACGGACTGGACGCCGACAGGGCGGCGAGGCCGTCCAGGGCATCGGGGTATCGGCCGAGCAGAACCAGGCACTCGAGCCGTTCCACTCGAACCCTGAGTAGGCGCTCCAGCAGCCGCTGCCGTTCGACGTCGGCGAATGGTCCGGGCAGCCCGGCCAGCGGCTCGCCGTCGAACAGGGCGAGTGCGGCCGACAACCGGTCCACC harbors:
- a CDS encoding AfsR/SARP family transcriptional regulator; this encodes MRAWRGGAQLPLGPVRRQAVLTALALRPGFLVSHEQLLDGIWGAEPPKTGRKVLPSYIYELRRVLDAEGTGPADSLIRGEGGGYRLVADGVQLDAADLAEHIDGARRAKASGDPATAVDRLSAALALFDGEPLAGLPGPFADVERQRLLERLLRVRVERLECLVLLGRYPDALDGLAALSASSPYDESLVALRMRALYGSERQAEALTVYQDTCERLRDELGVDPGDELRRVHEAVLRRDDERLLGPATARSAAPSTRPRLRRTVNELPGDAGRLIGREAELAQLIAPSAPGSVSIVTVDGTAGVGKTALVVRAARELSAHYPDGCLFVDLRAHSRQRRQSPEQALQRLLRSLGAAKGELPSDLEELTAVWRAATSPLRLLLVLDDALDADQIRPLLPAGAGSRVLVAGRRRLAEVDADRRVTLEPLDSGDAVSLLAHIIGEERAGREPEATQQLVGLCDGLPLALRIAGSRLQNRSTWTVGYLAGRMAGDEHRLGELSVGDRSVEAAFSLSYEHLAPEQQRVFRALGLAPTVEFDVLTAAAMLHGPSHATEQILESLVDTSLLQQPRPGRYRLHDLVRMHARHLAEAAPDEAAAARTAALRLHLDAARIASDWGSRGFPTGPRPDGAPFTTWQEAEAWLDAAGGELADVVGHAAALGEADYACWIAEALVDYFVRQGRYHECQTALEIALDHVDGATDERMALALRNCLGYTAVHQRRYAQARTCFTEALDLGRRRPYPCEEARTHAGLGALDLSVGEGDRAIRHVTAAVDLAKRLRRDWVASMALVILGLAHYFGKRNEEALACFADAYAHAETDGRPRMLGRPLSCAADVHLRLGHYGEAKSSLREAVHLVEQAGDIFLCARSLTRLGTAEQGEGNLSAAMALHHQALVQLQLLSPLTEPSYDWLEMDIRSRLGRAYLAAGRVREAGKQFQAVLDVHGSRAHRADRARATEGIEDREPR